In Aspergillus luchuensis IFO 4308 DNA, chromosome 1, nearly complete sequence, the following are encoded in one genomic region:
- a CDS encoding uncharacterized protein (COG:S;~EggNog:ENOG410PWGD;~InterPro:IPR036864,IPR021858,IPR001138;~PFAM:PF00172,PF11951;~TransMembrane:1 (o392-409i);~go_function: GO:0000981 - DNA-binding transcription factor activity, RNA polymerase II-specific [Evidence IEA];~go_function: GO:0008270 - zinc ion binding [Evidence IEA];~go_process: GO:0006355 - regulation of transcription, DNA-templated [Evidence IEA]) has translation MPRAGAACLTCRQKCRKCDRGRPSCQRCVSKGLVCGGYPERFRFCGIASRGKWKGARIPTNSRIPTGGRSGISDAALDTQVPPTQEVTESPPPNLESDQACSTNLSGSPKTTAQGIPVPEKPAEAHSRPLPKLPDDVTTLLDSPDTARLLSHYDEIICPHQIAEVGHDAENPYRAYILPLARKKIGLLYAVLGLSASHLGRVIGDEFLHEATAVEYRMKAIRALSEEIRKSQRTSLLEDEQDTVLAIIQVLLLHDISESGVSSHGIHITGAMSVCKQLLIAEGLHGRRQRAMFFLGNLAWLDIIRASAGPERMCFSQDIRELVACASDRKFELVNGCPREVFLVIGAALEKAKEHTLGWLTWDEYQIALLLAKHKLYAWDPKRREYPSHDPLWLFIAEAFQFACILRILRLLDPSKPASSSDIQECVRKILDATAIITPECSLLEILVFPLFMAGSDCISRHSQYYVLTRLREVERRSEFRNPVPADILRKVWDARAAQAEDDYTNISWTAFTHSPGLARQHDYLII, from the exons ATGCCACGAGCTG GTGCCGCTTGCTTGACCTGCCGGCAAAAGTGCCGCAAGTGTGACCGTGGCCGTCCGAGTTGCCAACGATGTGTCTCGAAAGGTTTAGTATGTGGAGGATACCCAGAACGGTTCAGATTCTGCGGAATTGCTAGTCGAGGTAAATGGAAGGGTGCTCGGATACCGACCAACAGTAGAATCCCTACCGGAGGTCGATCAGGAATAAGCGATGCTGCTTTGGATACCCAGGTGCCACCAACCCAGGAAGTTACGGAGAGTCCTCCCCCCAACTTGGAAAGTGATCAAGCTTGTTCAACCAATCTGAGTGGTAGCCCGAAGACCACGGCACAGGGAATACCTGTTCCTGAAAAGCCAGCTGAAGCTCACAGTCGGCCGCTGCCAAAGCTTCCAGACGATGTAACCACGCTTCTCGATTCGCCCGACACAGCTAGGCTGTTAAGCCATT ATGATGAGATTATTTGCCCACATCAGATAGCTGAGGTTGGGCATGACGCGGAGAACCCTTACCGAGCATATATTCTTCCGCTGGCGCGCAAAAAAATCGGGCTATTGTACGCTGTTCTTGGGCTTTCTGCTTCCCACCTCGGGCGGGTGATTGGCGATGAGTTCCTACACGAAGCCACCGCGGTTGAATACCGTATGAAAGCCATACGTGCCCTGAGCGAAGAGATCCGTAAGAGCCAAAGAACATCTTTGCTCGAAGACGAACAAGATACTGTCTTAGCGATAATACAGGTCCTGTTGCTTCATGAT ATTTCTGAATCGGGGGTATCTAGTCATGGCATTCACATCACAGGTGCCATGTCCGTCTGTAAACAGCTCTTGATCGCCGAGGGGCTACATGGCCGACGCCAGCGGGCCATGTTCTTCCTCGGCAACCTGGCTTG GCTTGACATAATTCGAGCATCTGCTGGCCCCGAGAGAATGTGCTTTTCTCAGGATATTCGTGAGCTAGTTGCTTGCGCCAGCGATAGAAAATTCGAATTGGTAAATGGGTGCCCGAGAGAAGTCTTTCTGGTCATCGGCGCAGCactggaaaaggcaaaggaaCATACACTAGGCTGGCTTACTTGGGATGAGTATCAAATCGCCCTGCTCCTAGCAAAGCACAAGCTCTATGCATGGGATCCAAAACGAAGAGAGTACCCTAGTCATGATCCTCTCTGGCTATTTATAGCGGAGGCTTTCCAGTTTGCATGTATCTTGCGTATTCTTCGGCTGCTAGACCCGTCGAAGCCAGCTAGCAGCTCTGATATACAAGAGTGTGTTCGAAAGATTCTCGACGCGACTGCGATCATCACTCCGGAATGCTCGTTACTGGAAATCCTTGTCTTCCCACTCTTTATGGCAGGATCCGACTGTATCTCGCGTCATTCACAGTATTATGTCCTTACGAGACTGCGCGAAGTTGAGCGGAGATCGGAGTTTCGCAATCCGGTCCCTGCTGATATATTAAGAAAGGTTTGGGATGCTCGTGCGGCTCAGGCCGAAGATGATTATACAAATATCTCATGGACGGCATTT ACACACTCCCCCGGACTGGCACGACAGCATGACTACCTAatcatataa
- a CDS encoding sugar O-acetyltransferase (COG:E;~EggNog:ENOG410PU8G;~InterPro:IPR024688,IPR018357,IPR011004,IPR001451;~PFAM:PF14602,PF00132,PF12464;~go_function: GO:0016407 - acetyltransferase activity [Evidence IEA];~go_function: GO:0016740 - transferase activity [Evidence IEA]) — MTTSEEWQKMLNGELYNAWDADLQANRQRCKEACDRFNQAGQVTRRRKVELWRDILGDTRPLPPVHPNFQEDEKLFEDTDPFVEPPISVDHGLNFKVGKKTFLNFNLLVLDTCLVKIGERVLTGPNLCIYGATHPLDPAVRRGIEGPEAGKEVHIEDDVWIGGSVIILAGVTIGRGSTVGAGSVVTRRVPPFHFVAVNPARIIRRVETSMDPDQRKASQPE, encoded by the exons ATGACGACATCGGAGGAATGGCAGAAGATGCTCAATGGTGAGCTCTACAATGCTTGGGATGCAGACCTTCAGGCCAATCGACAACGCTGCAAAGAAGCATGCGACAGATTCAATCAGGCTGGCCAAGTCACTCGGCGTCGCAAGGTGGAGCTTTGGCGGGA CATCCTAGGTGATACGCGCCCTCTGCCTCCAGTCCACCCCAATTTccaggaggatgagaagcttTTCGAAGATACAGACCCCTTTGTGGAGCCTCCCATATCGGTAGATCACGGCTTGAACTTCAAAGTCGGCAAGAAAACCTTTCTGAACTTCAACCTTCTTGTCCTGGACACATGTCTCGTGAAGATTGGTGAAAGGGTGCTTACCGGTCCCAATCTTTGTATCTACGGGGCTACCCATCCCCTAGACCCGGCTGTGCGACGGGGTATAGAGGGCCCAGAAGCCGGCAAGGAAGTGCATATCGAAGACGATGTCTGGATAGGAGGCAGTGTAATCATCTTAGCCGGAGTTACTATCGGACGAGGAAGTACGGTGGGGGCTGGCTCTGTGGTGACAAGG AGAGTTCCTCCCTTCCATTTTGTTGCCGTAAACCCAGCACGCATCATTCGCCGGGTCGAAACGAGCATGGATCCCGATCAGCGCAAAGCAAGTCAGCCCGAGTGA